A single genomic interval of Panthera tigris isolate Pti1 chromosome E3, P.tigris_Pti1_mat1.1, whole genome shotgun sequence harbors:
- the THUMPD1 gene encoding THUMP domain-containing protein 1 isoform X1, producing the protein MAAPVQQPPQSSGGKRKGKAQYVQAKRARRCDGGGPRQLEPGLQGILITCNMNERKCVEEAYSLLNEYGDDMYGPEKFTDKDQQPSGSEGEDDDVEAALKKEVGDIKASTEMKLRRFQSVESGANNVVFIRTLGIEPEKLVHHILQDMYKTKKKKTRVILRMLPISGTCKAFLEDMKKYAETFLEPWFKAPNKGTFQIVYKSRNNSHMNREEVIKELAGIVGSLNSENKVDLTNPQYTVVVEIIKAVCCLSVVTDYMLFRKYNLQEVVKSAKDPSQLNPKQPAQAGNGKEAKLESGDKSNQNDPAEGKNNQQVVSENNEELGQTKPRSETQVASEGGANPELESQVTEGSEPNENDLS; encoded by the exons ATGGCGGCCCCCGTCCAGCAGCCTCCTCAGTCGAGCGGTGGAAAGCGCAAAGGGAAAGCTCAGTATGTGCAGGCCAAGCGGGCGCGGCGCTGCGACGGCGGTGGGCCACGGCAGCTGGAACCCGGGCTACAGGGCATTCTCATTACCTGCAACATGAACGAGCGCAAGTGCGTGGAGGAGGCCTACAGTCTGCTCAACGAATACGGCGACGACATGTACGGGCCGGAAAAG TTTACAGACAAAGATCAGCAGCCCTCTGGAAGTGAGGGAGAAGATGATGATGTGGAGGCTGCCTTGAAGAAAGAAGTTGGTGACATTAAAGCATCTACGGAGATGAAGCTAAGAAGATTTCAATCAGTGGAGAGTGGAGCAAATAACGTAGTCTTCATCAGGACACTTGGGATAG aaccTGAGAAATTGGTACATCATATTCTTCAGGATATGTATAAAACCAAGAAGAAGAAGACTCGGGTTATTCTACGAATGTTACCTATTTCGGGCACATGCAAGGCTTTCTtagaagacatgaaaaaatatgCAGAAACATTTTTGGAACCCTGGTTTAAAGCTCCAAACAAAGGGACATTTCAGATTGTATATAAATCTCGAAATAACAGCCACATGAATAGAGAAGAAGTTATCAAAGAATTGGCAG GAATAGTAGGCAGCCTCAACTCGGAAAATAAAGTGGATCTTACCAATCCACAGTACACAGTGGTAGTAGAAATCATTAAAGCTGTCTGTTGCCTGAGTGTTGTGACAGATTACATGTTGTTCAGAAAGTATAATCTCCAGGAGGTGGTTAAGAGTGCTAAGGACCCATCACAGCTTAACCCAAAGCAGCCAGCACAAGCAGGAAATGGGAAAGAAGCTAAATTGGAATCTGGtgacaaatcaaatcaaaatgacccagcagaaggaaaaaataaccaGCAAGTGGTATCAGAAAATAATGAGGAGCTGGGGCAGACAAAACCAAGATCTGAGACACAGGTGGCGAGTGAGGGAGGAGCTAATCCTGAACTTGAAAGTCAAGTCACAGAAGGATCTGAGCCAAATGAAAATGACCtctcatag